The following proteins are encoded in a genomic region of Burkholderia gladioli:
- a CDS encoding DUF2891 domain-containing protein gives MSSILTRELADQFAGLALGHVTREYPCSPGHVMSGPQDIGAPRQLHPVFFGSFDWHSCVHGYWLLASLLRRFPDLEAAAGIRALFDASLTPEKVERECEYFGNPLSGNFERPYGWAWLLKLFAELHAHHELRWAQALLPLATMIRERFQRFLPKAIYPIRAGTHHNTAFAVRLALDYADAVGDLVFRTQLAEAATRWYADDEDCPAWGEPSLDEFLSPCLMEAECMRRALGAREFAVWFDKFLPRLAASQPSCLFVPAVVSDHADGRITHLNGLNLSRAWCFRSLASSLPPEDSRASAMRDAAGRHWAVAFPHVGGNYMAEHWLATYAALALDVDGAAGV, from the coding sequence ATGTCTTCGATTTTGACGCGCGAGCTTGCCGATCAATTCGCCGGCCTGGCACTGGGCCATGTCACGCGCGAATACCCTTGCAGTCCTGGCCATGTGATGTCCGGGCCGCAGGACATCGGCGCGCCGCGGCAGCTTCATCCGGTGTTCTTCGGCAGCTTCGACTGGCATTCGTGCGTGCATGGCTATTGGCTGCTTGCCAGCCTGCTGCGCCGGTTTCCCGACCTCGAGGCCGCGGCCGGGATTCGTGCCTTGTTCGACGCTTCGTTGACGCCGGAGAAGGTCGAGCGGGAGTGCGAGTATTTCGGGAACCCGCTGAGCGGGAATTTCGAAAGGCCGTATGGCTGGGCATGGTTGCTCAAGCTCTTCGCCGAGCTGCACGCTCACCACGAGCTGCGCTGGGCCCAGGCGCTATTGCCGCTGGCGACGATGATACGGGAGCGATTCCAGCGATTTCTTCCCAAGGCGATCTATCCGATTCGGGCCGGGACGCATCACAACACGGCGTTCGCCGTGCGCCTCGCGCTCGATTACGCGGATGCCGTCGGCGACCTCGTCTTCAGGACGCAACTGGCCGAGGCGGCGACGCGGTGGTATGCCGATGACGAGGATTGTCCGGCCTGGGGAGAGCCGAGCCTCGACGAATTCCTTTCCCCGTGCCTGATGGAGGCTGAATGCATGCGGCGCGCCCTGGGCGCTCGCGAGTTCGCCGTCTGGTTCGACAAGTTCCTGCCGCGCCTGGCCGCGAGCCAGCCATCGTGCCTGTTCGTTCCCGCCGTCGTGAGCGACCACGCGGATGGCCGCATCACGCATCTCAATGGGCTGAACCTGAGCCGGGCCTGGTGCTTTCGCTCGCTCGCAAGCTCGCTGCCCCCCGAGGACAGCAGGGCAAGCGCGATGCGAGACGCCGCCGGCCGGCACTGGGCCGTGGCGTTTCCTCATGTCGGCGGCAACTACATGGCGGAGCACTGGCTCGCGACGTATGCGGCGTTGGCGCTCGACGTCGATGGCGCGGCCGGCGTTTGA
- a CDS encoding methyl-accepting chemotaxis protein, which translates to MKNMKVSSRLIIGFGLLTILLLAVAAGAFYGLGQLNSQLDSIARVNNTEARLANQLRASIQDRAIAVRNLALVTDPQDMAREADRITQQERIYADAYQQLSRMFTDEAGTTERERTLLAALKQDEAAAMPPFRKSVQLALNNDAAAAARELLQNARPAQRIWLARAVELANFEDQLNEQAQREAIATYSNVRALIAVIAGSALLVAVGTTILIARSILRQLGGEPSMAQYAAAQIADGNLMIDLPVTRGDSSSLMASLETMRAKLASIVQGIKTSAESISIAAGEVAQGNVDLSQRTEEQAASLEETAASMEELTSTVKQNTDNARQGSTLAAAASQTASSGGEVVRQVVGTMADITSSSQKVSEIISVIEGIAFQTNILALNAAVEAARAGEQGRGFAVVAGEVRTLAQRSAVAAKEIKALIETSVSHVAAGSQLVSNAGATMDEIVRSVKRVTDIMGEIASASAEQGTGIEQVNVAVTQMDEVTQQNAALVEQATAAAQSMADQAESLRAAVSIFKVESRPRAAAETTPVRATADRAVQRREAAKPARAPVKAEGGEWATF; encoded by the coding sequence ATGAAAAACATGAAAGTATCCAGCCGCCTGATCATCGGATTCGGATTGTTGACGATCCTGTTGCTGGCCGTCGCGGCGGGCGCGTTCTACGGGCTCGGACAGCTCAACAGCCAGCTCGACAGCATTGCGCGCGTGAACAACACCGAAGCCCGGCTTGCCAACCAGCTTCGCGCATCGATCCAGGATCGTGCGATCGCGGTGCGGAACCTGGCCTTGGTGACCGACCCGCAGGATATGGCGCGGGAGGCGGATCGCATCACGCAACAGGAGCGGATCTATGCGGATGCCTATCAGCAGTTGTCGCGCATGTTTACCGATGAGGCCGGAACGACCGAGCGCGAGAGGACCTTGCTGGCCGCTCTCAAGCAGGATGAAGCGGCGGCCATGCCGCCCTTCAGGAAATCGGTCCAGCTCGCCCTGAACAATGATGCGGCGGCCGCGGCCCGGGAACTCCTGCAGAATGCCCGGCCTGCGCAGCGCATATGGCTCGCTCGCGCGGTGGAGCTGGCGAATTTCGAGGATCAACTCAACGAGCAGGCGCAGCGGGAGGCGATCGCGACCTACTCGAACGTCCGCGCCTTGATCGCGGTGATCGCCGGCAGCGCGCTGCTCGTTGCGGTCGGCACGACCATCCTCATCGCGCGCAGTATCCTGCGGCAACTGGGGGGCGAGCCGTCGATGGCGCAGTATGCGGCGGCCCAGATCGCCGACGGCAACCTGATGATCGATCTGCCGGTGACGCGCGGTGATTCATCCAGCTTGATGGCATCGCTGGAGACGATGCGCGCCAAGCTTGCCTCGATCGTCCAGGGCATCAAGACATCGGCGGAGTCCATTTCCATCGCCGCCGGGGAAGTGGCGCAGGGGAACGTCGATCTTTCGCAGCGCACCGAGGAGCAGGCCGCCTCGCTCGAGGAAACGGCCGCGAGCATGGAGGAGCTCACCTCGACGGTCAAACAGAATACGGACAATGCCCGCCAGGGAAGCACCCTGGCCGCCGCGGCTTCGCAGACCGCTTCCTCGGGCGGCGAGGTGGTCAGGCAAGTGGTCGGCACGATGGCGGATATCACGTCCAGCTCGCAGAAGGTATCCGAGATCATTTCCGTGATCGAGGGCATCGCGTTTCAGACCAACATCCTGGCGCTCAACGCGGCCGTCGAGGCGGCGCGGGCAGGCGAGCAGGGTCGCGGCTTCGCGGTGGTCGCCGGCGAGGTACGGACCCTGGCGCAGCGCAGCGCGGTGGCGGCCAAGGAGATCAAGGCGCTCATCGAGACCTCGGTATCTCATGTGGCGGCGGGTTCGCAGCTGGTGTCGAACGCCGGAGCGACGATGGACGAGATCGTCCGCTCGGTGAAGCGCGTCACGGACATCATGGGCGAGATCGCTTCCGCCTCGGCCGAGCAAGGCACGGGGATCGAGCAGGTCAACGTTGCCGTCACGCAGATGGACGAGGTGACCCAGCAGAATGCCGCGCTGGTCGAGCAGGCCACGGCAGCCGCCCAGTCGATGGCGGACCAGGCGGAAAGCCTGCGGGCCGCCGTATCGATATTCAAGGTCGAATCGCGGCCTCGGGCGGCTGCCGAGACCACGCCGGTGCGAGCCACGGCGGACAGGGCGGTGCAACGCAGGGAGGCGGCGAAGCCGGCGCGGGCGCCGGTGAAGGCCGAGGGCGGCGAGTGGGCGACGTTCTGA
- the sctR gene encoding type III secretion system export apparatus subunit SctR, translating into MVQFSDITGLLLVVIAISLLPFVAMVVTSYAKIVVVLGLLRNALGVQQVPPNMVLNGIAILVSIYVMAPIGMQASKALEGQQLASQPSQALIQAFGAAKEPFRAFLVKHTAEREKRFFLRSAAVVWPKEQAQQLSENDLIVLAPSFTLSELTDAFKIGFLLYIAFIVVDLIIANVLLALGLNQVTPTNVAIPFKLLLFVVMDGWSTLIHGLVMTYK; encoded by the coding sequence ATGGTTCAATTCAGTGACATTACCGGGCTGCTGCTGGTCGTCATCGCGATCAGCCTGCTGCCCTTCGTGGCGATGGTGGTCACCTCCTACGCGAAGATCGTGGTGGTGCTGGGCCTGCTGCGCAACGCGCTGGGCGTGCAGCAGGTGCCGCCCAACATGGTGCTGAACGGCATCGCGATCCTGGTGTCGATCTACGTGATGGCGCCGATCGGGATGCAGGCCTCGAAGGCACTGGAAGGGCAGCAGCTCGCCTCGCAGCCGTCGCAGGCCTTGATACAGGCGTTCGGCGCGGCGAAGGAGCCGTTCCGGGCGTTTCTCGTGAAGCACACGGCGGAGCGGGAGAAGCGCTTCTTCCTGCGCTCGGCGGCGGTGGTCTGGCCGAAGGAGCAGGCGCAGCAGTTGAGCGAGAACGACCTGATCGTGCTGGCGCCCTCGTTCACGCTCTCCGAGCTGACCGATGCGTTCAAGATCGGCTTCCTGCTGTATATCGCCTTCATCGTGGTCGACCTGATCATCGCCAACGTGCTGCTCGCGCTGGGCCTGAACCAGGTGACGCCGACCAACGTCGCGATTCCGTTCAAGCTGCTGTTGTTCGTGGTGATGGACGGCTGGTCGACGCTGATCCACGGTCTCGTGATGACCTACAAGTAA
- a CDS encoding TldD/PmbA family protein, with translation MQSSSTQLQNVAAELESSAERAIEFARLAGAEGTRVEMEAAESRIVTVTNGVQTDRGFSGTLEMTVTVFRDGKRAFAKSSDLSDEGLKKIVRAAIDSTAATEPDPAAGFADPCELARAFPDLDLHHPLDWTLDEIGAHAQRVEDAALAHDPSIKASKGATVRTVSGMSLLATSMGFVATAPWSVHSIACAPVAFGAGEKQIGVWSHASRAFDDLATPEEVGTLAARRATEALGATQVPTQQCPVLFEPSAALGLLSELVSAASGEALYRSGSFLKDGIDSSLFPAHVELAEDPFVERGMASRCFDSDGIPGWRRKVVEEGRLRGFFLGLYAARRLNLPPTGNGHGPHNLVLSSTRTRPGDDFAAMVGKLHRGLLVTEMVGGGVNRLTGDFSRGAKGFWVENGEIRFPVGGITIASNLRRMFGGLQAIGSDAMTRGWASSGSWLIDAMRIGGA, from the coding sequence ATGCAGTCGAGCAGTACGCAGTTGCAAAACGTCGCCGCCGAACTGGAAAGTTCGGCCGAGCGCGCGATCGAGTTCGCGCGGCTGGCGGGCGCCGAGGGAACGCGTGTGGAGATGGAGGCCGCCGAATCGCGCATCGTTACCGTGACGAACGGGGTGCAGACGGATCGCGGTTTCAGCGGCACCCTGGAGATGACGGTGACGGTCTTTCGCGACGGGAAACGTGCCTTCGCGAAATCGTCCGACTTGTCGGACGAAGGGCTGAAGAAGATCGTTCGCGCGGCAATCGACAGTACCGCCGCGACCGAGCCCGATCCCGCGGCCGGCTTCGCCGATCCATGCGAGTTGGCCAGGGCTTTTCCCGATCTCGATCTCCATCATCCGCTGGACTGGACGCTCGACGAGATCGGCGCCCATGCGCAACGCGTCGAGGATGCGGCGCTGGCGCATGACCCTTCGATCAAGGCGTCCAAGGGCGCGACGGTGCGAACGGTGTCGGGCATGTCCTTGCTGGCGACATCCATGGGCTTCGTCGCGACGGCGCCGTGGTCGGTCCATTCGATCGCATGCGCCCCGGTCGCGTTCGGCGCCGGCGAGAAGCAGATCGGTGTCTGGAGCCATGCGAGTCGCGCATTCGACGATCTCGCGACGCCGGAAGAGGTCGGGACGCTGGCCGCCAGGCGGGCAACCGAGGCGCTTGGCGCGACCCAGGTTCCCACCCAGCAATGCCCGGTTCTTTTCGAGCCTTCGGCGGCGCTGGGACTGCTTTCCGAGCTGGTGTCCGCAGCCTCGGGGGAGGCGCTCTACCGGAGCGGGTCGTTCCTGAAGGATGGCATCGATTCGTCCTTGTTTCCGGCGCATGTCGAGCTCGCCGAGGATCCGTTCGTCGAACGCGGCATGGCCAGCCGCTGCTTCGACAGCGACGGCATTCCGGGCTGGCGCCGCAAGGTGGTGGAAGAGGGGCGCCTGCGCGGGTTTTTCCTCGGGCTTTACGCGGCGCGCCGCTTGAACTTGCCGCCCACCGGAAACGGCCATGGACCTCACAACCTCGTGTTGAGCAGCACGCGGACCCGGCCCGGCGACGACTTCGCCGCGATGGTGGGCAAGCTGCATCGCGGGTTGCTGGTCACGGAAATGGTGGGGGGCGGCGTGAACCGTTTGACGGGGGACTTCTCCCGTGGCGCCAAGGGGTTCTGGGTCGAAAACGGCGAGATCCGGTTCCCGGTGGGCGGCATCACGATAGCGTCGAACCTGCGGCGGATGTTCGGCGGACTACAGGCGATCGGCAGCGATGCGATGACGAGGGGATGGGCGAGCTCGGGGTCCTGGCTGATCGATGCAATGCGGATTGGGGGGGCTTGA
- a CDS encoding DUF2778 domain-containing protein, translating to MAAICTFILNGKPMSGLTCMGLSTVPAFSGMPGHRNMPGSTAKSRLGPLPPGRYYIVDRQSGGRLGWLYDFARANFYGTDRNKWFALYRDDGRVDDTTVFNGARRGAFRLHPNGRFGRSQGCIAIQDQNDFDRISAYIRAQGATVPIPGSDTKAYGFIEVK from the coding sequence ATGGCGGCGATCTGCACTTTCATCTTGAATGGCAAACCGATGTCCGGGCTGACATGTATGGGTTTGAGTACGGTGCCGGCGTTCAGTGGTATGCCCGGTCATCGCAACATGCCCGGATCGACCGCGAAATCCAGGTTGGGGCCGCTTCCGCCAGGGCGCTACTACATCGTCGATAGGCAATCAGGTGGGCGGCTGGGTTGGCTTTACGACTTTGCACGTGCAAATTTCTACGGTACCGATCGAAATAAATGGTTCGCGCTTTATCGGGATGACGGTAGAGTCGATGACACGACTGTCTTCAACGGTGCTCGTCGCGGTGCGTTTCGCCTCCACCCGAATGGTCGTTTCGGCCGTAGCCAAGGGTGTATAGCAATACAGGATCAGAACGACTTCGACCGGATCTCAGCCTATATTCGGGCGCAGGGAGCGACAGTGCCGATTCCTGGCAGCGACACGAAAGCGTACGGTTTCATTGAGGTGAAGTGA
- the sctQ gene encoding type III secretion system cytoplasmic ring protein SctQ, with protein MADILLSATDSDDDASDPSARVAGAPVPGAFGTAGAQVEPSWQRQQPGDQAASGGAPAEVDAVPPAAPIARAVPRRIDTSLARLSQTVHDTRLGPAVQAATGAALLRAEPLAGLPARSGARDPAVIELSVAAPGGAPRPVFVELDLDAHPALAIVAWPDRAASSLSPGAPAMLAPGGAELALRQAVAGVLLDPLAGALAQLGFDAPRIVSVTRRPLADCVADARREPRPDARHDPRHDPRADARFDVPPVALSVAFGDTRIDCTVALGTAVLATLDALIARTASEPWRTAFPALTLPGSAIVGTRSYAVDTLAALEPGDVLLRCLFPTFDAAALQGAAPDGAAPRVVAAWGARGHARVHAGAALDGRSLTLTQEWYMSDELDSTRADIGLATDRPDEPIVVGAIELPVQFEIDTVALPLDQLSALGPGYVVELPVPAADAQLRLVVHGQTVGFGELVTVGEHLGVRIIRMAHRHGSIQ; from the coding sequence ATGGCCGACATCCTTCTCAGCGCGACGGACAGCGACGACGACGCGAGCGATCCTTCCGCTCGCGTGGCGGGCGCGCCCGTGCCCGGCGCGTTCGGGACGGCGGGGGCGCAGGTCGAGCCCTCGTGGCAGCGGCAACAGCCCGGTGATCAAGCGGCGAGCGGCGGAGCGCCTGCCGAGGTCGATGCCGTGCCTCCCGCCGCGCCGATCGCGCGCGCCGTGCCGCGCCGCATCGACACCAGCCTCGCGCGCCTCTCGCAGACCGTGCACGACACGCGCCTGGGCCCCGCCGTGCAGGCCGCCACCGGCGCCGCGCTGCTGCGCGCCGAGCCGCTGGCCGGCTTGCCCGCGCGAAGCGGCGCGCGCGATCCGGCCGTGATCGAGTTGTCGGTGGCCGCGCCCGGCGGCGCGCCGCGGCCGGTGTTCGTCGAACTCGATCTCGATGCGCATCCTGCGCTGGCGATCGTCGCCTGGCCCGATCGCGCGGCTTCGTCCCTTTCCCCCGGCGCGCCGGCCATGCTCGCGCCCGGCGGCGCCGAGCTGGCGCTGCGCCAGGCCGTGGCCGGCGTGCTGCTCGATCCGCTGGCTGGCGCGCTGGCCCAGCTCGGCTTCGACGCACCGCGCATCGTCTCGGTGACGCGCCGGCCGCTGGCCGACTGCGTGGCCGACGCGCGGCGCGAGCCGCGCCCCGATGCTCGACACGACCCACGACACGACCCACGAGCCGACGCGCGTTTCGACGTGCCGCCCGTGGCGCTGTCGGTCGCCTTCGGCGACACCCGCATCGATTGCACCGTGGCCCTCGGCACCGCCGTGCTCGCGACGCTCGACGCGCTGATCGCGCGCACGGCGAGCGAGCCCTGGCGCACGGCGTTCCCCGCGCTGACCCTACCGGGCAGCGCGATCGTCGGCACGCGAAGCTACGCGGTCGACACGCTCGCCGCGCTCGAACCCGGAGACGTGCTGCTGCGCTGCCTGTTCCCGACCTTCGACGCCGCCGCGTTGCAAGGCGCCGCGCCCGATGGCGCCGCGCCGCGCGTGGTGGCCGCCTGGGGCGCCCGCGGCCATGCGCGCGTGCATGCCGGCGCGGCGCTCGACGGCCGGTCGCTTACCCTTACTCAGGAGTGGTACATGTCCGACGAACTCGATTCGACACGCGCCGATATCGGCCTGGCGACGGATCGCCCCGACGAACCGATCGTGGTCGGCGCCATCGAGCTGCCCGTGCAGTTCGAGATCGATACCGTCGCGCTGCCGCTCGACCAGCTTTCCGCGCTCGGGCCGGGTTACGTCGTCGAGCTGCCGGTGCCCGCCGCCGACGCGCAGCTGCGCCTGGTGGTGCACGGCCAGACGGTTGGTTTCGGCGAGCTCGTGACGGTGGGCGAGCATCTCGGGGTCCGCATCATTCGCATGGCGCATCGGCATGGTTCAATTCAGTGA
- a CDS encoding tlde1 domain-containing protein has protein sequence MPWAPEESRPLLPVISSGKNNNLERKHAWTYSQSTGQISRNGTQVGVGYSGRGAGKNNHAMQNVRSIGPIPVGTYAIGAPFHHPHAGNYTMRLTPQVGTDTLGRTGMLIHGDSIQNPGQASSGCIVQNQQIRRRIWTSGDRTLQVIP, from the coding sequence GTGCCTTGGGCGCCAGAAGAGTCGCGGCCCCTCCTCCCAGTGATATCGTCCGGCAAAAATAACAATCTCGAGAGAAAACATGCTTGGACATATAGTCAGAGCACCGGCCAGATTTCACGTAACGGTACGCAGGTCGGAGTCGGTTATTCCGGTAGGGGTGCTGGTAAAAACAACCATGCAATGCAGAATGTCCGTAGCATTGGCCCCATTCCTGTTGGCACATACGCGATTGGCGCACCCTTCCATCATCCGCATGCGGGTAACTACACCATGCGGCTCACGCCCCAAGTGGGCACCGATACCTTGGGTAGAACCGGCATGCTCATCCACGGCGACAGCATACAGAACCCTGGCCAGGCATCTAGCGGCTGCATCGTCCAGAATCAACAAATTCGTCGTCGCATCTGGACTAGTGGAGATCGCACCTTGCAGGTAATCCCATGA
- a CDS encoding Fis family transcriptional regulator, which yields MEWKVNKWARRLSQSSRSQREAKTELLPLPRPIRDALSLEYHLQLEALHAGVGSLIALQVLMRTVIATGILCEFGYGDIEDASYKDLEKIANHAFSSGRQGHFHFDGDAFRLFAKVLTTHDSQLEVAPVRVIDEVAKRLERYGRAA from the coding sequence GTGGAATGGAAAGTGAATAAATGGGCTCGTCGTCTCAGCCAGTCCAGCCGCAGCCAGCGTGAGGCGAAAACGGAACTGCTGCCCTTGCCGAGGCCGATACGCGACGCCTTGTCGTTGGAGTATCACCTCCAGCTCGAGGCGCTGCATGCCGGCGTGGGGTCCTTGATCGCGCTCCAGGTCCTGATGAGGACGGTGATCGCCACGGGCATCCTGTGCGAATTCGGGTACGGGGATATCGAGGACGCGTCGTACAAGGATCTGGAAAAGATCGCCAACCACGCGTTCTCCTCCGGCCGGCAAGGGCATTTCCATTTCGATGGCGATGCATTCCGCCTTTTCGCCAAGGTGCTCACGACGCATGATTCGCAGCTGGAGGTCGCTCCCGTGAGGGTGATCGACGAAGTCGCGAAGCGTCTGGAGCGGTATGGCAGGGCTGCCTGA
- the tldD gene encoding metalloprotease TldD — MKQWQVLRPAHEEIRTLARHTLLERHGVDEAALFSAMGVALGRRWEHADIFLKETSVESWSLEGGAVRASSYRCDTGFGLRVLKGEQATLASSQRIDTMALRHVASQLRETGSGNARDGSATMQGRPVASARSFYDPAHPLGTMAGADKIALLKKLDEIARAADPRVIEVHAVLSAVHETVWIARCDGLSSGDVRPLLALWINVRVRSGARVESASGGIGGRHGIHTWTDDELRAFVLERVTAALTKLQARPAPAGNMTVVVGPGWNGVLLHEAVGHGLEADGVRRGTSAFAGRLGEKVAADNVTIVDDGTLQGARGSLNIDDEGCATRRTTLIENGVLRAYMQDALSARLMGMEPTGNGRREGYASPPMPRMTNTFMLNGDHEPQEIIESVRNGIYVAGLEGGQVDITSGQFVFEASEAYLIENGRITAPIKGATITGHGPDTIRKISLVGNDLACDPGRASCSKAGQSIPVGVGQPTLRVDEMTVGGTA; from the coding sequence ATGAAGCAGTGGCAGGTATTGCGACCGGCCCACGAGGAGATTCGCACGCTGGCGCGGCACACCCTGCTGGAGCGGCATGGTGTCGACGAGGCGGCGCTGTTTTCGGCGATGGGCGTCGCCCTCGGCCGGCGATGGGAGCATGCCGATATCTTCCTCAAGGAAACCAGCGTGGAATCGTGGTCGCTGGAAGGCGGGGCGGTGCGCGCGAGTTCGTATCGTTGCGATACGGGCTTCGGGCTGCGCGTATTGAAGGGGGAACAAGCGACGCTGGCGAGTTCGCAACGCATCGACACGATGGCGCTGCGGCATGTCGCCTCCCAGCTTCGCGAAACCGGAAGCGGCAACGCGCGGGACGGCTCGGCGACGATGCAGGGCAGGCCGGTCGCATCGGCACGCTCGTTCTACGACCCGGCCCATCCGCTGGGGACCATGGCCGGCGCGGACAAGATCGCGCTCCTGAAGAAGCTCGACGAGATCGCCCGTGCCGCCGATCCGCGCGTGATCGAGGTGCATGCCGTGCTGAGCGCCGTGCACGAAACGGTCTGGATCGCGCGATGCGACGGCCTGAGTTCCGGCGACGTGCGCCCGCTGCTGGCCTTGTGGATCAATGTGCGCGTGAGGTCGGGCGCGCGCGTGGAGAGCGCGAGCGGGGGCATCGGCGGGCGCCATGGTATTCATACCTGGACGGATGACGAACTCCGCGCCTTCGTGCTGGAACGCGTGACGGCCGCCCTCACCAAGCTGCAGGCACGGCCGGCGCCTGCCGGGAACATGACGGTGGTGGTCGGCCCGGGCTGGAACGGCGTGCTGTTGCACGAGGCGGTGGGCCATGGACTGGAAGCCGATGGCGTGCGCCGCGGCACCTCCGCCTTCGCGGGACGCCTCGGCGAAAAGGTTGCCGCCGACAACGTGACCATCGTCGACGACGGAACCCTCCAGGGCGCCCGTGGCTCGCTGAATATCGACGACGAAGGCTGCGCGACGCGGCGCACGACCTTGATCGAGAACGGCGTGCTGCGCGCGTACATGCAGGATGCGCTGAGCGCGCGCCTGATGGGCATGGAGCCGACCGGAAACGGCCGCCGCGAGGGCTACGCCTCGCCGCCCATGCCGCGCATGACGAACACCTTCATGCTGAACGGTGACCACGAACCGCAGGAAATCATCGAGTCGGTGCGCAACGGCATTTACGTCGCGGGCCTCGAGGGCGGCCAGGTGGACATCACGAGCGGGCAGTTCGTGTTCGAGGCGTCGGAGGCCTACCTGATCGAAAACGGCCGGATCACCGCGCCGATCAAGGGCGCGACGATCACCGGCCACGGCCCCGACACGATCCGCAAGATCAGCCTGGTCGGCAACGATCTGGCCTGCGATCCCGGCAGGGCGTCGTGCAGCAAGGCAGGGCAGTCGATCCCGGTGGGCGTCGGTCAGCCGACCCTGAGGGTGGATGAAATGACCGTCGGAGGCACCGCGTAG
- a CDS encoding GntR family transcriptional regulator yields MDPRWQELTPDEQSDTPLYLQLASRIEAAIHAGNWSAGEALPSERSLSEYVGVSRITARKAIAVLAEQGLIRRVRGSGSFITPRASGPLSRVIGWSEMLEQRGFKPESVWLDRVLRVANRDESMRLGLMPGASVACLRRLRRADGAVMALEQSALPVAIVPDPLAIDNSLYRYLDARGQTVVCTSQHFRAVNADEEVASLMGVAPQTALLVITRIGYSADQRAIELTDTYCREDYYDFVADLKEV; encoded by the coding sequence ATGGACCCACGCTGGCAGGAGTTGACGCCCGACGAACAGAGCGACACCCCGCTCTATCTCCAGTTGGCATCGCGAATCGAAGCCGCCATTCACGCCGGCAACTGGTCCGCGGGGGAAGCACTGCCGTCCGAACGCAGCTTGTCCGAATACGTCGGCGTATCGCGCATCACCGCGCGCAAGGCCATCGCGGTGCTGGCCGAACAGGGTTTGATCCGGCGCGTTCGCGGCTCGGGCAGTTTCATCACGCCGCGTGCCAGCGGCCCGCTTTCTCGTGTGATCGGCTGGAGCGAAATGCTGGAGCAGCGTGGTTTCAAGCCGGAATCCGTCTGGCTGGATCGAGTCCTGCGCGTGGCGAATCGCGATGAATCCATGCGACTAGGCTTGATGCCCGGTGCGTCTGTCGCTTGCTTGCGCAGACTGCGGCGCGCGGATGGCGCCGTGATGGCACTGGAGCAGTCGGCGCTGCCCGTCGCGATCGTCCCGGACCCGTTGGCGATCGACAACTCGCTCTATCGCTATCTGGATGCTCGCGGGCAAACGGTGGTCTGTACCTCGCAGCATTTCCGCGCGGTGAACGCGGACGAAGAAGTCGCCAGCTTGATGGGCGTTGCGCCGCAAACCGCGTTGTTGGTGATCACGCGAATCGGATACTCGGCGGACCAGCGCGCGATCGAACTGACCGATACTTATTGTCGGGAGGATTACTACGACTTTGTGGCGGATCTCAAGGAGGTCTGA
- the sctS gene encoding type III secretion system export apparatus subunit SctS produces MDVDSLIRFTTQGMLLCLTVSLPPVIVAAVVGLGVSFVQAITSLQDQTLPQVIKLIAVTITIIVAAPVCCAAVLHFANQMMRTAVPL; encoded by the coding sequence ATGGATGTCGATTCGCTGATCCGGTTTACCACGCAGGGCATGCTGTTGTGTCTCACGGTTTCGCTGCCGCCGGTGATCGTGGCGGCCGTGGTCGGGCTGGGGGTGTCGTTCGTGCAGGCGATCACGTCGCTGCAGGACCAGACCTTGCCGCAGGTGATCAAGCTGATCGCGGTGACCATCACCATCATCGTGGCGGCGCCGGTTTGTTGTGCGGCGGTGCTGCATTTCGCCAACCAGATGATGCGCACGGCCGTGCCGCTTTGA